The genome window ACGAAGGCATTCGCCGGCGGAAAGTACTGCGTGTGGAATGACGGAGGTCCTCCACCTTCATTGCGCGGATGGAGGCTTCATCGCCGGTCACCGGCACGCCGTAGGGATGCCCGGTCCCATACACCGAGCGGTTGAACGTCACCGACGCGAGCGACCGCGGCTCGTCGCGCCACTGCACGAGCGTGGTCAGCCGCGACTTCCTCTCGCTTGCAGTCGAGTTCCGTTCTGCGCGAACGCGGGACGCAGCGCAACGTCGGCCTGCAACGCGAACGCGGCGCATCGAGTTTCGAGACGGGCGCACCATCGACACGGACGAGGTGGGCATCCCCGCCGACACGCCGATCTGTGCACCGAGAATCGATGGCATCGGCAAGCTGGAGAGCGTCCGGCGTGCCGGCCCCTTCCATCATCATGGCGCTGGTCATGGAGGCGAGGCCGGCTTCCGTCCGCCGGGTCCATCGCCGGAGCCGGTGCGGACGACAGGGTCACCTGGACGAGCGGCACCTGGTGCCTCTCGAGGAGCGACCTGCAGGCCGTTGGAGAGCGTGAACTTCTCCGAACCGCGGCATGGTGAACGACGGTGTGGGGCCGGGCTTCGGCGGGCCACTCCGGTCGGGTTTCTGTGCATGAGCAACGGTGGCAGAGTCCGGCGATGAGAATGCCTGTGACAAGACTACGCAGGATGGTTCTCATGATCACTTCGCCTCCTTCCGGGCCGGCGAGCCGGCTCAGGTTTGCCTTTACGGTATCACGCTCAGCACAACGCGATTGTCGTCGCGCAGATACCGTCTGTGCGGCGGAACGGACATCGCCCGGATCCAGCACGGTACCGTGCAAGGTCCTCGTTGAAGTAGTCAGGGTTTACCGGTTTCGGTGAGATAGTTGTTGAGCCGGTCCACCTTGCCGCCGAACCCTCCCACGGATTCCAGACGGCGGAGGAAGCCCGCT of Ignavibacteriota bacterium contains these proteins:
- a CDS encoding insulinase family protein, with the translated sequence MPSILGAQIGVSAGMPTSSVSMVRPSRNSMRRVRVAGRRCAASRVRAERNSTASERKSRLTTLVQWRDEPRSLASVTFNRSVYGTGHPYGVPVTGDEASIRAMKVEDLRHSTRSTFRRRMPSLSLSAMTVAQMKEKLRRRSVHGEGTRQPRRHCRPSCRSRSGPSPLWTNRARRRPRSVSARVGAARTTE